Proteins encoded within one genomic window of Chlorobaculum sp. MV4-Y:
- a CDS encoding glycosyltransferase family 9 protein: MVGVLVVTESGAIQTVLVVRLSAIGDIVLTTPVLAELHRALPQARIDYCTKAPFAPLVVSNPAVASVVTPESLAAGSAYDLVLDLQNNRRSRALVRKLRAGKVTRYHKRNWKKLLLVQFKINVSGGYHSVVERYGEALGGIAPKVTALCSLYPSPEDRAFAAGALGADGSVLAVCFGANHFTKRYPLERFARIIELVTSQTPARVLLLGGKEDEPDAAKLIAMLPESAQNRVQSLAGKASLMQSAALLERSALVLTNDTGLMHIASAFGKKLFVIFGSSVKEFGFMPWGAEYELFETQGLSCRPCSHIGRAACPKGYFRCMMEIAPERIASRIIETLNQLSP; this comes from the coding sequence CTGGTGGGAGTTCTGGTCGTGACCGAATCCGGCGCGATTCAGACAGTCCTCGTCGTGAGGCTCAGCGCCATCGGCGACATCGTGTTGACGACGCCCGTGCTGGCCGAGCTGCATCGCGCGCTTCCGCAGGCGCGGATCGACTATTGCACCAAGGCGCCGTTCGCGCCGCTCGTCGTGTCGAATCCCGCCGTGGCGTCGGTCGTGACGCCGGAGTCGCTTGCAGCCGGATCGGCGTACGATCTGGTGCTCGATCTGCAAAACAACCGGCGGTCTCGCGCCCTCGTCCGGAAACTTCGGGCAGGCAAGGTCACGCGCTACCACAAGCGCAATTGGAAAAAGCTGCTGCTGGTGCAGTTCAAGATCAATGTTTCGGGTGGCTACCACTCCGTTGTTGAGCGTTACGGCGAGGCGCTGGGGGGAATCGCGCCGAAAGTCACCGCGCTATGCAGCCTCTATCCGTCGCCGGAGGATCGTGCCTTTGCCGCCGGAGCGCTCGGCGCGGATGGCTCTGTGCTGGCGGTTTGCTTTGGCGCGAACCACTTCACCAAGCGCTACCCACTCGAACGCTTTGCCCGGATCATCGAGCTGGTCACATCCCAAACTCCGGCGCGCGTTCTGTTGCTCGGTGGCAAGGAGGACGAACCGGACGCCGCAAAACTTATCGCGATGCTTCCCGAATCGGCGCAAAACCGCGTGCAGTCGCTCGCCGGAAAAGCTTCGCTCATGCAGTCCGCCGCGCTGCTCGAACGCTCGGCGCTCGTGCTCACCAACGACACCGGGCTGATGCACATCGCCTCGGCTTTCGGCAAAAAGCTTTTCGTCATTTTCGGCTCGTCGGTCAAGGAGTTTGGCTTCATGCCGTGGGGGGCAGAGTACGAGCTGTTCGAGACGCAGGGACTCTCTTGCCGTCCCTGCTCGCACATCGGTCGCGCTGCCTGCCCGAAAGGGTACTTCCGCTGCATGATGGAGATCGCGCCCGAACGCATCGCCTCGCGCATCATCGAAACGCTCAACCAGTTGTCGCCATGA
- a CDS encoding tetratricopeptide repeat protein: MKPLKEVAGAYLALSDAQRQLLESNYDEAAANCRKAMEISRTMPLEEAFDHAGFDAFCHAGLAEALAGLGSFEEALLSADKALHHFNRRGELNQDEGKLWISAVYSRALALDGLGRGAEAMPEFKKAVEMIEERKGETPGKERMIEVANDRIAKLGVSNQQKKLGYKAWWEFWS, encoded by the coding sequence ATGAAACCACTCAAAGAGGTTGCCGGGGCGTATCTGGCGCTTTCGGATGCGCAGCGTCAGTTGCTCGAATCAAACTATGACGAGGCGGCGGCGAATTGCCGCAAGGCGATGGAGATTTCGCGCACGATGCCGCTTGAGGAGGCGTTCGATCACGCCGGATTCGACGCGTTCTGCCACGCCGGGCTTGCCGAGGCGCTGGCAGGGCTCGGCTCGTTCGAGGAGGCGCTTCTGTCCGCCGACAAGGCTCTACATCATTTCAATCGGCGTGGCGAGCTGAATCAGGATGAGGGCAAGCTCTGGATTTCGGCGGTCTATAGCCGCGCGTTGGCGCTCGACGGTCTCGGGCGCGGCGCGGAAGCGATGCCGGAGTTCAAGAAGGCGGTCGAGATGATCGAGGAACGCAAGGGCGAGACGCCGGGCAAGGAGCGGATGATTGAGGTTGCGAACGACCGAATCGCTAAACTTGGTGTGTCGAATCAGCAGAAAAAACTGGGCTACAAGGCCTGGTGGGAGTTCTGGTCGTGA